The genomic interval ACCTTGGGCAAGCAGGCAGCACCCTGCTCCTTCTACCTGGCCTGCACCTCCCAGGTAAGCCAGGCcctgagagaagggcatccaggctcTGAAGCCATAGGGGCTGGAATTCATAGAGACTCTGCCAAGAAAGACGTTGAGGTGGGGAGCCATAGGCATTGTGGCTGCAAGCACGGACTCTGGGCATGATCTAGTTGTGTTCCAGTAGCCagtccctctccaccctcaaaagGACGCTTTCGTCCCTCCACCAGTTGTGTGAGGTAGAGTAAGGACAGCAGAAGGCACTGGGTTCCCCCTGGCCACCTCATTGTCATCATCCTGCAGAGCCACTGCCTCCCCTATATAGAACCTTCAGGGACAAACAGGGCCACCTGTGCTGAACTCTGAGGTGCAGGGAAGAAACACAGGCAGCAGTGCAAGACACTGAAGCAGTCACAAGCTGCTTGCAGGACCCTCCTAGCCACAGCCTGCCAGGGCCTGGAGGCTTGGCCCTCACCTGGCGTCCTGAGGTGGGCACTAATGGCACTTTCCTTCCTGGGATTTGAAACATTTGGAACGACCTTGTGAAGGGATGAGtctgtacttttctttctttctcttttgggaTATTGGTGTATGTATCCCAGGGTGACTTCAAACTCCCAAGAAGAgaagtctagccttgaactcctgaccctcttaTCCACTTCTCCAATGCCacattgcaggtgtgcaccagctgttgttttgtttgagagaagcttttaaaaatctgtactgtaggctggccttgaactcatggcaattcccctgcttccacctcccaagtactgacaTTACCAGCATCATTGCCTTTGAGTGGTTTTAAACTGTCTTGTGGAACACTGGGGAGTTGCTCCCACAGCTCTAACTCGGAGCACATCTCTCCACTCACACGGATGTTCCACTATAGCTCTTCATCCTAAAACAGGACTTACAGCtgaagctgggcgtggtggtgtaTTCCTCatgatcccagcactgtggaagcAGTGGCAGGAGGATCATCTCAATGTTAAAGTCTGCCTGGACCACATAGTGATATGTCTGAAAGAAACAGGAGGCAGGGGTCAGGAGATGTGGCGAagatggtagaatgcttgccagGCATGCaaaaggccttgggttcaatcctcaaTACTGCataaactgagtgtggtggtgcatggctgTCATCCAAACATTTGGTAGGTAGATAcaggatgatcaggagttcaaggccattctcagctCTGTAATGAGACTGAGGCCAGTTTTGGCTACATGAGatcttttttcaaaaatttaaaatcagggctggagagaaaagatggttcagctgttaaaaacatttgttgctcttgcagaggagccaggttcagttctcaataTTTATGTAGACTAAGCTAGCCTCATATTCAGAGAGTCAGCTGTTTCtgcacctcctaagtgctgggattaaaggcatttgacCCCATGCCTGGCccagataaataaatcttaaaaaaaaaaaaaaaaaaaaaaaaaaaaaaagtcaaagctgGTATCACAGGTTGGTAATCCCAACATTTAAAAGGCTAATATGAAAGGATTGCCTCAAATGTGAGACCATTATGGCCTACACAGCAAGTGCCAGGCCAACCAGGGTCCCACAGCAAGCTCCTGTCTGAAGACAACATTTAATAGTCTCCCCAGTAAGTGCACTTGGGCACGTGGATTCCTTGTGGCAAAATGGTATTAAGTTTAGTCTGAATTTCTGACCATATCTGTAACCTTCACCAAATCACAGAGTTATTGGACAATCATCTCCTCACTGGTAAAATTGATTATAGGGGACCACATGAGATTATCTATATAAGTGCCCTGCACAGGCTAATTACTCAAAAGGTAATAATACTGGTCCAGAGAGGGGCAGTGACTGTCCTAAAAGTGCACAGCACCATTTCTCTCATACCAAGCCATCATGAATTTGTTGATTCAGCAGACTGGCAGTCCATGTCCTGCACTACACTGAGGACCCAGAATGGACACTGCTGTGGAAGCCAACCTGGGCGCTGCTGGCCACGGTCCTCGCACAGAGCTCAGTGATGAGGACTACTACCCTCAGAGCAGCTGGGACACAGTCTTTCTGGTGGCCTTGCTGCTCCTGGGACTGCCAGCCAATGGGCTGATGGCATGGCTGGCTGGCTCACAGGCCCGGCACGGAGCTGGCACAAGATTGGCCTTGCTCCTGCTCAGCCTGGCCCTCTCTGACTTCTTATTCCTGGCAGCAGCGACTTTCCAAATCCTGGAAATCCAGCATGGAGGGCATTGGCCACTAGGCACTCCTGCCTGCCGCTTCTACTACTTCCTGTGGGGTGTGTCCTATTCATCCGGCCTCTTCCTATTGACAGCCCTCAGCCTGGACCGCTGCTTGCTGGCACTGTGCCCACGATGGTACCCAGGGCACCGTCCAGCCCGCCTGCCCCTCTGGGTGTGCGCTGGGGTCTGGGTGCTGGCCACACTCTTCAGTGTGCCCTGGTTGGTCTTCCCTGAGGCTGCTGTCTGGTGGTATGATCTGGTCATCTGCTTGGACTTTTGGGACACTGAGGAGCTGCCTCTGCGGATGCTTGAGATCTTGGGGGGcttcctgcctttcctcttgCTGATGGTCTGCCACGTGCTCACCCAAGCCACTGCTTGTAGGACTTGTTGTGGGCATCAGCCTAGGCGCATGGCCTGTCATGGCTTTGCCCGTGTGGCCAAGACCATTTTGTCAGCCTATGTGGTCCTGAGGCTCCCTTACCAGCTGGCACAGTTGCTCTATCTGGCTTTCTTATGGGATGTCTACCCTGGGTACCTGCTCTGGGAAGCCCTGGTCTATTCTGACTACCTGATCCTGCTTAACAGCTGCCTGAGCCCCTTCCTATGCCTGGCAGCAAGTGCTGACCTCCGGGCCCTGCTGCGCACTGTGCTCTCCTCCTTTGCAGCTGCTGTCTGTGAGGAACGACCTGGAAGCTTCACGCCTGCCGAGCCACAGACCCAGGTGGCCTCTGAGGGCTTGACTCTGCCAGGA from Arvicanthis niloticus isolate mArvNil1 chromosome 1, mArvNil1.pat.X, whole genome shotgun sequence carries:
- the Gpr152 gene encoding putative G-protein coupled receptor 152 — its product is MDTAVEANLGAAGHGPRTELSDEDYYPQSSWDTVFLVALLLLGLPANGLMAWLAGSQARHGAGTRLALLLLSLALSDFLFLAAATFQILEIQHGGHWPLGTPACRFYYFLWGVSYSSGLFLLTALSLDRCLLALCPRWYPGHRPARLPLWVCAGVWVLATLFSVPWLVFPEAAVWWYDLVICLDFWDTEELPLRMLEILGGFLPFLLLMVCHVLTQATACRTCCGHQPRRMACHGFARVAKTILSAYVVLRLPYQLAQLLYLAFLWDVYPGYLLWEALVYSDYLILLNSCLSPFLCLAASADLRALLRTVLSSFAAAVCEERPGSFTPAEPQTQVASEGLTLPGPTAESQSRLDPVVQPEVSPSVQPQSDSVVQPEVSPSVQLQSDSVVQTKVDSLMQPPLDTVVQLEVNPLTQPQLDPMAQPPVNPSAQPQSNYVGQPQVDSLSQLQLDPVAQSQSSMEAQTPACETESASNPGEENFPSSYLDPTPGAPENLDKPAVSQEESPSNVPPKEAPSAGPT